AATAGCCGAGACTGACACCGAACGCCATCGCCGCGAAGATCCAGAGCGTGAGGTAGCGGTCGAGGAAGGAGAGTCGCCGTAAGGTGCCGGGTGCGGATGTCATGTTTGAACCGTGATTGAGGCAGGAAGGGTCACCGAATTCAGCAGCACTCGGCCACACCGGGCTGGGGATCGGACACGTCGGCGAGGAATGATGCCATCCGGCGGCGCAGGTTGGTGGTGGCGTCCCAGTCGATGCAGTAGCATACGCGTGGTCCGTCGATGTCGCCTTTGATCAGGCCTGCGTCCTTCAGCGTCTTCAGGTGGCGCGAGACCGACGCCTGCGCAAGTGGAAGGTCGTCCACGATTTCGCCGCACATGCAGCTGTCGCGTTTGGCGAGTACCTGGAGGATGGCCAGTCGGGCAGGGTGGGCGAGAGCCTTCGCCTGTTCGGCGAGGCGTGCCAGGTCGGGGTC
The DNA window shown above is from Rhodothermales bacterium and carries:
- a CDS encoding winged helix-turn-helix transcriptional regulator, whose product is MFTPKTDLFDPDLARLAEQAKALAHPARLAILQVLAKRDSCMCGEIVDDLPLAQASVSRHLKTLKDAGLIKGDIDGPRVCYCIDWDATTNLRRRMASFLADVSDPQPGVAECC